CTGCTTCATATCTTCAATTAGTAAGTTGACGTCCCCATCTCTGGACTCATTGCATTCGGCCAGCTCATACAAAATATCTACTGTCCGTGCGTTCACTTCGAAAGGAGGGATTGGCTGCTCCCCAAAAACATTCTTCAGCCATGAAGTGACCTGTTACAGAAAGAAAAGAACGACGGTTTTTCTCCTCCATTTTGCTACTGGGGTATGAAGACATTTCAAAAGGTGAGTAGGCGTGACTTTAATATATCAGTGTCATGGCAACTTAgaatttttattaatatattttatttatatctcgcctttatttatttttttataaatcatTCAAGGTAccaaacatacataatattccCTCTTACTTTTCTTTTCCCCCACCACAACTTTGTGAGGGTGGATTGAGCAGATAGAAAGTAACTGacctaaagtcatccagctggttttcatgcctaaggcgtgactagaactcactgtctcctgatcgactggcccaaaatcacccagctggctttcatacatcagcaggactagaactcactgtctcctggttgattggcccaaagtcacccagccagtttttatgtataaggtaggactagaattcacactctcctggtgactgacccaaagtcacccagatggttttcatgcctaaggcaggactagaagtcactgtctcctggtgattggcccaaagtcacccagccggctttcatgcctaaggtgggactagaactcactgtctcctggtgattgccccaaaatcacccagctggctttcatgcctaaggtgggactagaactcaccttctcctggcgattggcccaaagtcacccagctggttttcatgcctaaggtgggactagaactcactgtgtcCTGGCGATTGAtccacagtcacccagctggctttcatgcctaaaatgggactaaaattcaccttctcctggtgattggcccaaagtcacccagctggttttcatgcctaaggcatgactagaactcactatctcctgattgactggcccaaaatcacccagctggctttcatacataagcaggactagaactcactgtctcctggttgattggcccaaagtcacccagcctgttttcatggctaaagtaggactagaactcactctctcctggcgattgtcccaaggtcacccagctgtaaTTATAAGGAAGAAGAGAACACAGATTGCTCCTCTCACAAATATCAACCCAATATCAAATATCTTCTAGGAGCTCACAGctacatggcataggaccgggttatttacgggaccgcctactgccatcaatggcctcccatcgaccagtgcgctcccatagggagggtctcctcaggatgccgtcggctagacaatgtcggctggtgacccccagggagagggccttctctgtgggggctcctgccctctggaacgatctgcCTCCAGGGTTATGGCaaatccctgacctccggacctttcgccgcgagctgaagacacttttgtttcatcgcgcagggctggcctaatagttttaatggggttttttattagagttttagtctctcttagccaaattgaatttagttttttaaaatgtttttaatgtttgtatttttgtttttacctggctgtaaaccgccctgagtccttcgggagaagggcggtatataaatttatttatttatttttatttatttatttgatttttataccgcccttctcccgaaggactcagggcggtttacagccaggtaaaaacaaaaatacaaaatcaaaatcataaataataaataaatacacaaaagcTTTGAGCCTGGCAGGATataacataacagaataacagagttggaagggaccttggaggtcttctagtccaaccccctgcccaggcaggaaatcattTGCTAAATATTGTTATTTGTTATACTGGAGCTGCAGAATCAAAAGGGGCTTTCAGTTGGAAAGAattcgttttatttattttattttattttatttcgtcaagcaggtATTTTATGGGAGATGCAGATgtaaaacataattataaatacatgtaaaggctaggaataaaagaaaacattagcccAAACCAGGAAACACAGAGCACAGGGAAACGTGTCCTTTCAGGAAAATCTTTGCCAGCCttgtaatttttttattctttcttttaaaaaataataataatatccccgAATGGTCTGAGCCTCGCTCACCTTCGATAACTTTTCCTCCATGCTGGCTTTCGCTTCGCCCTGCGGTGCAAACTTCCCGCTTCCCTTTCTCGGTCGCTGGCCAATGACGTCATATGAAGAAGGGGCTCCTGGGAGTTGTAGGCCCGGCGGTCGGTGCTGCTTTTCCCCCTGCAgcctaaaacagggatctccaaccttagcaactttaaggtttgtggacttcaactcccagagttcctcagccagctttgctctgagagttgaagtccacaagccttaaagttgtttttttaaaatttcattttgtcacaacagtatacaaacattgtcataaataaaacaacatatcatgaagaatatatatatatatatatatatatatatatatgtctttggttgttcgggttttctcccgtgtaaaattggaaatgtcttggccaagacatttccaatttatatatatatatatatatatatatatatatatatatatatatatatatatatatatatatatatatatatatatatatatatatatatatatatatatatatatatatatatatatatatatatatatatatatatatatatatatatatatatatatatatatatatatatatatatatatatatatatatatatatatatatatatataggtctttggttaaaaaaaaacctcagaaaacaaatatatatatatatatatatatatatgtatgtaaaaaaatatgcatcagctatattaatttgatacaatgaagggaacaataggacaggaacggtaggcacttttgtgctcttatgcacgccccttatagtcctcttaggaatggggtgaggtcaatagtagacagtttttggttgaagattttgggattttgagtagagactatggagtcaggtaatgagttccaagcattaacaactctgttacagaagtcatattttctacaatcacgtttgaagcggttgacattaagcttgaatctattttttgctcttgtaatattgcgattgaagctgaagtagtcttttacaggaaggatattgcaatagatgattttgtgtgttaaacacaggtcatgtcgaagtcgacggagttgtaagttttctaatcccaggatttcaagcctggtggtataaggtattttgttgttttctgacaacaaaattaaaaaaaaaattaaaaaaacaaaattaaaaaaaaatattaaaaaaaaagttactaaggttggagacccctggcctaaaataACCCTTTGCGAGGAAAAGAAAGGCATGTTTTCTTTTTGTCCTTTTAGGTCAAGGGTCTGACttggaatagaacaggggtctccaaccttggcaactttaagacttgtggacttcagctcccagaattcctcagccagctttgctggctgagggattctgggagttgaagtccacaagtcttaaagttgccaaggttggagacccctggaataaaagttaaagggggtggggagagtaaataaatgaaatattcgtAGTATCATAGAAtcaaagggctggaagggacctttggaggtcttctagtccaacccactgcccaaggcaggagatctGATATCCTCCCAGTCAAATAGTTGACTAATCTCTTCTCGAAAAACCTCCAGTTGCTATCAGAACTCCAGAACCAGGTCATAAATACCCTTCGGAGGGATGTCTgtcataactctgaatggtcactaaacgaggactgTCTGTATCCTTTTAATCTTTGTCCTGATCCCATCTATCTAATATTGTCTTACTATATAGTAGAACAGAGTGGGATAACCGCTTTAAAACACTTTGAGCCAGATGGATGCCTCCCACTGCCCTTGACTgagttaaatttattattattatttatccttatcTCCAAGATCATTTTTTACCAGCTTGTTATGTAGAtgtgaaaaaaaatggggggggggggaagttttaTATTTCCAGTGCAGCTTTTCCATCATTACAGGAAGTTTCTGTTTATACAACATATTTAGCATTACAAGTAGAACTTGGTTATCAAAGCAAAACCCCACTGATGCATCCCGATGTTGGAAGAaaggtccatctgggttcagttccaagtgggggggaaagacactggaaacatggagattgcttgaaaagatggtttaatggtggacaggatcacatggttttgaggtcctgggcaaaaaagcacatgggtgtgtgtgagagagagatttataccttctcttggggtttgaatttgagcttgtattctgattggttgtcagactcccatgggtccatgcaggggtaactttgtaggttgtctctgtcctgtgtttggttgaatcttgttggGTGATGATGTactgaaagggctttgggcaattcctactatgcctggaggaggtagatctttgttgtgtagaatagactggcccaggccttaatggccaattgacaaaggtgtgggggggggcggctgagtttctgcctctcctttaggggaaatattctgccctttttaatatttcctaaaatatctctttttcctaggagagggatgggtgctaacttctgttggaagaaatgtccatctggattcagttccaagtggggagaaagacactggaaacatggagattgcttgaaaagatggtttaatggtggacaggatcacacggttttgaggtcctgggcaaaaagcacacgggtgtgtgtgagagagatttataccctctcttggggttTGAATTCAAGCTTGTATTCTTAttgattgtcagactcccatagggCCATGCAgggctaatgttgtaggttgtcttttgagtcccagacctggttgaatcttgctgggtgatgatgttaaTGAAGAGGGTTTGggccaattcctattatggctgagggctaatcctatctttgttggatgTTGGGTGagtgcatttgcttatgaatagatctAGCTATCTCTtcatctgtggctcagactggtaagacagtctgctattaacacagctgcctgcaattactgcaggttctagtcccaccaggcccaaggttgactcagccttccatcctttataaggtaggtaaaatgaggacccagattgttgggggcaataagttgactttgtatataaatatacaaatagcaatagactattgctaacatagtgtaagccgccctgagtcttcggagaagggcgggatataaatgcaaataaaaattaaaaaaaataaaatctgttaagtGACTGACATCTGCTGGAGGGTGGGGGCTAtgaagagtgagtctgcttcctgcctaaaaaaacacGTTTCCCCATTTTTCAtccggggaaatataatattctgcctttttaatatttcctagaatatttcatttgcctaggagagggtgggtgctaacttccgaCACCGGTAAGAGAAGGTTAGGGCTTGAATAACCAGatgccaaatagaatagaatagaatagaatagaatttttttttattggccaagtgtgattggacacacaaggaatttgtcttggtgcatatgctctcagtgtacataaaagaaaagataccttcatcaaggtacaacatttacaacacaaatgatggtcaatatatcaatataaatcataaggattgccagcaacaaagttacagtcatagagtcataagtggaaagagattggtgatgggaacgatgagaagattaatagtagtgcagatttattaaatagtttgacagtgttgagggaattatttgtttagcagagtgatggccttcgggaaaaaactgttcttgtgtcatagttgttctgtgtgcagtgctctatagcgtcgttttgagggtaggagttgaatcagAAATTAGCCATAATTAGATTTTGGGGCCATGTGGAAATTAATACAGAAGGTTCATTTATGGTTCGGTCAGTGTGTTGTATCACGTTAATGTGGAAACCCGGGCAAACCAGTGGAGTTATGATTCACTTAGCCACTGCTAGGATGTAACACTGCTTGTTAACCATAGTTTATTACTAGAATGTGCACCACATCTGATTTTGCCTAGATTTACTGAAAACCACCCATCAAACATGAATGctgccatttttcttttctttcataagGTTTTGCTAGGGCCAGTGGTAATAATACTACCAGGCGAACCGATAGTggcgacctgcgggtgggccAGCACCCATCCACCGTGTGTGCAAACTGCACACACGAGCAAAAGCACATGGGTGGAAGGCTGTGTCGGGAgcacatttttcattttcatttttcacatttttcagtgcacgGCGAACCAGTGATAAAATTAGGTGAAACTTAGGGCAGAAGGTGATGAGTTTAGAAGATTGAAGGGACTCCTCTAGGCTTTAACctagtctagtctaacaaagagaaggacgaagggtgacatgatagcagtcttccaatacttgagggcaggggtgaaatgtaaaattcgttactaccagttctgtgggcgtggcttggggaggggtaacgtgactgggtgggtgtggccaactttttgttttttacttttaaaagcatttttttctaccacctcttccactgaagaggttgtagaaaaaatgcttttaaaagcctctgatgatcccagctgagctgcgcaatcatcagaggcttttttttttacttttaaaagtatttttttggccaaagaaaaaatgcttttaaaagtaaaaaaaaaaaaaaacctctgatgatcgcgcggctcagctgggcatgggaggggcagggatttttgctaccggttctctgaaccacctgccgccatcgatACCGGAtcggcaatccggtccaaaccgggagcatttcacccctgcttcaggggCTCTcacaaagaaaaaggtaaaaagtacctgaaggcaggacaaaaagcaactgttggaagatcattaaagagagatccaacctataattcaggagaaatttctttttcttttttctttttttattgaaaaagttttaagaaacaaaaacattttcccccttttttcccccctccctcctagaaaacccccttcccctctcccccccccccttcccgggtcaatcacaaggtattgttatacataaaccaaacatagagtaaaattttcccttctaatccaattaacctcatccaaatcttttcatctcccaaccccctccccattacataaaataatacttcctaattattcaaaggcaatctgatatttcttaatctgatatctgttttgtaaataatcaatccattttttccattcaattaaatatctttcctgcgtattgtcttttaaaaaagctgagattttagccatctcagccaaattaatgactttcaatatccattcttctattgtaggtacctcttctttcttccagtattgtccaatcaacagtcttgctgctgttattaaattcagaatcaatttagtctcaatccctgtacaatccgttataattcccaaaaggaaaaattgtggcaggaactttatcttcttcttcagtacattttgaataatccaccaaattcttattcaaaaggccttaattttcttgcaagtccaccaaatatgaaaatatgtagcgtcatcacaatcacacctccaacatttcgcttggatatcaggatacatacgtgataattttttgggatctaagtgccatctataaaacatcttataaaaattttcccttaaattctgtgcttgtgtaaacttaacatttctaacccagattttctctcatgtttccaacattattggttcctgaatattctgtgcccattttatcatacagtcctttaccaaatccttttccgaatctatttcaagcaacaattcaggagaaatttcttgTCTGTCAGTGAGAACAGTTTAACAGATTTttaagattaacagaattggaagggaccttgtaggtagtctagtccaaccccccccccgccctccgctcccccccctgcccaagcaatagaccctacaccatttctgatagatggtaatccaatctcttcttgaaagcttccagtgatgaagctcccacaacttccgaaggcaacttctgttccatgggttgattgctctcattgtcagaaaatttctccttatttccaagttgattctctccttgttcaattttcatccattgttcctcgtctggccttcaggtgctttggaaaatagcttgaccccctcctctccctggcagcccctcaagtattggaagactgctatcatgtctcccctggtccttctcttcactagactagccatgcccagttcctgcaaccattcatcgtatgttttagcctccagtcccctaatcatcttggttgctcttctctgcactctaatgtctcaacgtcttttttatagtggtaaccaaaactggatgcagtattctaggtgtggtcttactaaggctttgtatagtggtattagtacctctctTGATTTTGATTATCTCtcttgttaatgcaatttaggattatattggcttttttggctgccgctgcacactgttggctcatatttaattggttgttcactaagactccaagatccttctcacagttactgctgttaagcctggtttcccccagtttatatgtgtccctttggtttttcttgcctaagtgtaagactttacttttctctacactgaatttcattttgttagataggacccagtgttcaagtctgtcaagatccatctggatcttgagcctatcatctgggGTGtttgctattcctgccagcttagtatcatccgcAAATCtggtaaattccccttctattccctcatctaaattgtttatgaagtaCACTGtataccagtggttcccaaccagtgtgccgcggcactaaggggtgccgtgagatcttttgagggtgccgggaacttttgagctacagagattttaaatatctatttccttataagggtgccgggaacttttgagctacagagattttaaatatctatttccttataagggtgccgggaacttttgaaaggctttccaagggtgcctcaaacaagaaaaggttgtgcctcaaacaagaaaaggttgggaaccactgctgtaTACACTGCTTATTTCTCTCCATATAGATGCAGTACCATTAAGGAATActcgttgagtacggtttgtcagcaaAGTACGGTTTGTcagttaatcaatggaacagtttgcctcctgtTCATCGcttgagatttttaagaagaaattgggcaaccgtttgtccagaatggtatagggtagtgatggcgaactttttagAAACTGACTGCTCAAATTGCAACCCAAAACCTACTTATTTATCGCAGAGTGCCAACATGGCAATAACCTGAATACTGAGGTTTTAGTTTAGAAAAAACAGCTCATCCGTGATTAACATCTTTtgtcttaataaaaaaaaaaccacaataatagAGCTTTCAATGATACAAACAACTTTTTACTGAAAGGTAACAGTTTGCATCTGGCATGCTTTTGACCAATTACTGCCATTTTTGCTGCTGTGTGCATGCTGATAATTTGTCTAACCTTGGCTCATACTTTGTAAGTATGAGAGCAACGCATGCAGCCCTCAGGTCATCTGTTAGTCTGCTTCTGGTGTCAGAATTGATATAATTCAAAGCTGAAAACAGCTGCTCACAAGCATAAGATGATCCAAACAAAGTAAGGAAAGCAATCCCAAGTGCTTTCATTGACTTAAAATTAACTGGCAGAGAATTCCACACTTTAAGGACTTCATTTTCAGAACTAACTGTGCTGTCCTTTGTCACCCCTTCTATCTTCTCAAGTGTTTGACGCAGGCTATAGaatttatttttccacatagAGCTTTCTTGAAATTCCACTAGCTCCATTTCCAGATTTCCTAAATCTAACCAGTGTAAGCAGGAAAGATCAAGTTCTTCAAATTCAGCTTTATCTGGAGAAGTAAGAAAACCCAAGGTCGTCTCCATCTTACGGAATTGTATAaacctgttactaaaattcacctTTGCAGCTGCTACAACGCTAGAAAATTCCTTGCAGATTTCCTGACGGCTTGGAGGATTGTCTGCAAGTGTTGTAGACTTTTCTAAATGCATTTTTAGATTTGGGAAATATTTCAGCTGCCCACTTTCAACGTCTCTttcaaaaacctccagttttcTCTCAAATGTTTTGATATCACAAAACATCCTTTCTGCTGTTCTCCCTACACCTTGTAGTTGTTTGTTCAGTACACTGAAGTGTAGTGTAAAATCTGTAAAAAACGTGAGGTTGGTAAGCCAGGCCGTATCAGTGAGCTGTGGATATTCCTGCCCTTTTTCATTCATAAACAGCCTAATTTCATCCAAGCAGGCTACAAATCTCTCCAGGACTCTTCCTCTGTTCATCCACCGGACATTATTGTACATAAGTAAACAATTATTCTGTGCCTGAACCTGCTCAAGAAGTGCTTGAAATTGTGGAAAATTCAGAGCACGAACCATGATGTAATTCACCATTTCTGTGACATATTTGAGGACATCGTCAATTTTTCTGCTGCTTTCCCTGGtacaaagagcctcttgatgtatAATGCAATGGAACGGAATGACTTGATGCTTTGTTTCTTTAACAAACAACTGTATGAAACCAGATGTTGCCCCCACAATAGAAGGTGCCCCATCGCTAGTAATTGAAACAACTTTTTCTGGTCTTATGTCTTGAGACAAAAAAGCCTCCATCACAGCTTTGTAGATATCTATCCCTCGTGTTCTTTCAGGCAAAGACACCAGTTTCACCAACTCTTCTCTCATGACGTCACCAACGGCATAATGCAAAATGACTGCTAGTGTTGCACGATTATTTACATCTGTGCTTTCAGCCAAGCACATGGAGTAACAGGCTGCCTTTTGTAAGTCAGTGGTGAGCTGCTGGCTAACATCACTTGCCATGCGCTGGACTCGATCTTCAACAGTATCTCTGCCAAGCGGCATCTCAAAGATGCGTCGAATAATTTTGTCCTTGTTTGGGAAATCATGGAAAAGGGAATCACACCCAGACAATAGGGCCGTTTTGATAATATCCCCATCGGAAAGGGACTTACCATGTTTCGCTATACACAGTGAAATCTGAAAACTGGCAGCTGTCAGATTTGTTCTTTCAGTTTCCTCAAGTTTGGCGACACTTTTGTGTTTGGTGTCAAAGTGCCACCTGACGCTTGATGGGTGACACATAACACTTTCATTACAGAGAATACATAACGCTTTCCCATTGCGTTCAATCACTCCAAATGACTCCGTCCAGGCCTCTTGGAATGAACTTCCACTATCTGTTCTTGCTTTTTTTGGTGTGCTCATTTTTGGCTGTTCAAGACTAGGAAGTCtacaaaaacacaaaataaaaaataaaataaaaaatgaagcacCCAATACAAATTATCCCTATACCAAAAATAGCTAACACGATTAGTTATCACTAAAGAAACGGATTACTTTCTGAATCAATAATCTACGGCAGTGATTCTCAGCTGGGGGTCCGTTTTGAATTGGCTGACCATCAGCACAACCTCCACTGTAACAGTACATGTGTTGGACCTACTTCTTGGGGAATTTGCATAAATAAGATAAAGTGGAATCtagtgcaagggtctccaaccttggtccctttaagacttgtgaacttcaactcccagagttcctcagccagctttgctggctgagggactctgggagttgaagtccacaagtcttttttttttttaagtccacaagtcttaaagggaccaaggttggagacccctggtctagtgcacATTTCCCATACACAGGAGGCGCGCAGACCTCAATCATCCATacttcatttcctttttttaaaaatttattttttatttatagaaaagagcaaaaatttctatttctatataaacagtgtgttgtctgggtatttttATTTTGAGTAATCATCAGCAATAGCGTTCATAACATTAGTAGTCATCATATA
This genomic window from Ahaetulla prasina isolate Xishuangbanna chromosome 2, ASM2864084v1, whole genome shotgun sequence contains:
- the LOC131192228 gene encoding general transcription factor II-I repeat domain-containing protein 2-like; the encoded protein is MSTPKKARTDSGSSFQEAWTESFGVIERNGKALCILCNESVMCHPSSVRWHFDTKHKSVAKLEETERTNLTAASFQISLCIAKHGKSLSDGDIIKTALLSGCDSLFHDFPNKDKIIRRIFEMPLGRDTVEDRVQRMASDVSQQLTTDLQKAACYSMCLAESTDVNNRATLAVILHYAVGDVMREELVKLVSLPERTRGIDIYKAVMEAFLSQDIRPEKVVSITSDGAPSIVGATSGFIQLFVKETKHQVIPFHCIIHQEALCTRESSRKIDDVLKYVTEMVNYIMVRALNFPQFQALLEQVQAQNNCLLMYNNVRWMNRGRVLERFVACLDEIRLFMNEKGQEYPQLTDTAWLTNLTFFTDFTLHFSVLNKQLQGVGRTAERMFCDIKTFERKLEVFERDVESGQLKYFPNLKMHLEKSTTLADNPPSRQEICKEFSSVVAAAKVNFSNRFIQFRKMETTLGFLTSPDKAEFEELDLSCLHWLDLGNLEMELVEFQESSMWKNKFYSLRQTLEKIEGVTKDSTVSSENEVLKVWNSLPVNFKSMKALGIAFLTLFGSSYACEQLFSALNYINSDTRSRLTDDLRAACVALILTKYEPRLDKLSACTQQQKWQ